CTTCCGTGGCTGCTGGGGGGACCCTCCAGCAAGGCCACCCCTGTGCCGCGTGCCTCCCCGCTCTGCACCAGCAGCATCGGCTCCTGCCCTGGTGCCACCAGCCAGCACTCCTTCAGCTGCAGGTCAGCTGGGTGGTCCTCCCACCGCATGGACGCCtgccaggggagcagggggacagGGTTAGGGTCTCCGGCCCAGGGACGGCTGGatggccccagccccggcaccgaGCTGTTGGCAGTACCTGCACGAAGACCTCCTTGTTGACCTCCAGCTCTGTCTGTGGTGCCTCGAAGGCGGCGGTGGGGAAGAGGCGCAGGAAGAGCTCCCGTGGGATCATGCACTCAAAGGCCACCTGCAAGTGGGCACAGCACTGaggccaccaccaccccagcacccagctggcagTGACACCAGCACCCATGGTCCCACCCCAGGCCCGCTGGGAAACCCGGCTCTCACCCGCACGCTCTGGAGCACTGTGCCCTTGGCCAGGTTGAGGATGAGCTGTAAGAAAGTTGAGAAGGTTGGGTCAGCCAAGTGGTCCCCACTGCGGGGGTCTATTGTCTCCACTGGGACCACGGGGTTCCCCCCTAccatgggatgggatgggggtcccacccacaccccctcatctccaccagcacccaggcgcagcagcagggctcagccctgggctgcagcaggatgtTTCCAACCATGCGAAAACAAGGAGGTTCTAGCAGAGAAGCCCCACTGGGCATCACTGAAGCCCCCACAGGGCActagcagggctgggggcagtgccccagccagcccctcctgcctcacCTCATTGTTGGCAAGGCCCCTGTCCTCCACCAAGGTGCCGCAGTGGCTGAGGGGGGTTTTCAGCATGAAGTGAGTGGCGTTTTTTTCTGCCTGGCAGTTGATGTCCCGCAGGGTGATGTTCACCACATCCTTGATGGGCTGAGAGAAGAGCACCTGGCAGTCACCCACTGGCTGGGGACATCCACCCCCAAGCAGGATGTGAACCCCCATGGGTGATGCTGGTGGGCACTGGGAACACCCTCACCTCTAGGTGGGACCTGGCGATGATGATCTCCATGGTTTCATCTGTGCACTTCCAAGGCCgaagcatgaccagcagcaAGTAGGGCAGTGAGGCAGTGGGGGCCGGGGCGGCAGGCGTCTCGGGCACCCTCTTGACTGGCTCTGTGGGATAGAGAGACGGGGGGGGCTGAGTGGGGGGTAGCAGGACACCCCCATCACACCCATCCCTGAGGTGCTGGGGGCCTCACCGTGCTCCTGGATCTCCAGACTGATGCGGGCGCTGGGAGGGATGGTGGAGAAGGAGGCGATGACGCTGTAGTTCTTCTCAAAGGCTTTGGTGACAAGGCCCTGCTCCGTGTCGGGCAGGTGCTCCCCGCGGTGCAGCATCGGGGACATGGATGTGATCTTGTAGTTTCCAGAGACCTACAGGGGGTGGGAGTCAGCAcagcggggctgggcagggatgggggcagTTGGGAATCCTCAGGGCAGGGGTGGCTTGCAGTAAGGGGGCTGCCATCTCCCCATACCCAGTGTCCCCAGGTGccctcctgccaccctcccCATACCACCAGCATCTCTTCGGCATCTGGCAGCCCCCTTGGTGGGGGTGGTAGGGGGACACACATCACGCTCAGCCCTACTATGAACTGGATGGAGCAGTTGTTGACCGAGAGTGACCAGGTGAGGTTGGTCCGGCTCTGCAGGATGAGGATCTGGTTGTTCACGGCTCTCTCGGGACAGCTCAGGGTCAGGTTCACCTCAGTGATGGGGGAGCTGCAAAACCATGagattccccccaccccagcatcaGCATTCTGCACCGGTGGGTCCTGTGCCCTGCCTTGGGATGTCCCACGAGACAGCCCAACTCCTTCCTGAGCATCTCCAAGCACGCCCCACTGCCTgtgccacccccctgccaccccagggcACCCGCTGCCAGCACCGCGCGGTACCTGGACTCCGACTGCAGGTGGATGATGTGGGCAGCCCTGGTGCTTTGGGTGTCCCCACGTGAGCAGCCCTTCATCTTGTGGAAGAAGACCTCAGTTTCGAGGTACAGCATGGCATTGAAGTGCTCCTGGGGGATGCAGTGTGGGGGGCTTCTGGCATCTGTGGAGGCAGAGGGTCACCAAAGCCAAACCGGGCTCGGCAGGTGGCGAGATGCTTGGGGCCAGGGACATTGGTCCCAAAGCATCTGCCCCTGGACCATGCTTCGCCCTGGCAGGTTGTCACCCTTTGGGAACAGGAAGAGTAttgctgcccaccccagctccccagtgCCAACCCCCGGCCCCACACACCTTCTCCCAGGCGGAGCTGGACCCAGCGAGGGTCCTGCAGCTTGCTGTAAGTTGTGATGCCCCCATAGGTGTCCTGAGCCcaggccagcagctgctcctcgCTGGTGACCATGGGCAGCTCTGCGCCCAGTGCTGTGGTGGTCCCTGGGCTGAGGTGGGCATCCTGTGGGGCGAGTGACAACCTGAGCCAGGGTGGGGGGCaaccccatccctgcccagcgCAGGCTGCCATGGGGAAAGCCTTTCACCAGCACGAAGGATGGCGGGTGTAAAGCTAAGCCAGGCAggcatccctgcagccccagtcCCACCACGGCTGAGGGTCACCCTGGTGAATGGGGGTTTTGGGGGCCACAAGCTGGGAGCGGCGTGGGCAGCCGGCAGCATGCAGAGGGCTCGGCCCACTTTATTATTAGCCACAAACAAAGCAGGAGGTTTATTTTGCTAACAAAGCTCCCGGCCCTGGCTCAGCTTGCTGGAGCCAAACCCCATCCCTGACCTTCCTCCCACCGGCTGGAGGAAACGGGAGCTTTTTCCAGCCCTGTGCGTCATTCCCTGCCTGGCCAGCCCCGTgctcagcactgccagcagcgGCCAGGCGcgtcccctcctccccagggcaCCATGAGCATTGTTTCCAGGGACACCCTCCCATAACATCTCCAGGGatctccccagccctgctgtcccccagggttgctcctggctgcagggccACGACACTCACGGTGTGGATGCGCAGGTCTGGGCACAGGGAGGTGACAGTGGCCGAGCAGTGGGCGCACAGGAGGACAAGCACTGCTGACCGGTTGCAGCCACCAGCTTGTGGCATGACAGACACCTTCAGCGGGAAGGCAGGGGCCTGGAGGTGAAAGGGAAGAGTGTCACCACCGTGGTCACCAAGCCCTGTTTGCTGTCActtccctggctgccccccGGCTACGCTACCTGCCCCTGGAGCCAGCGGCAGCATGGATTGCCCTCGGGCTGGCCCTGGGCACAGACCACACAGGAGGCAGCTGTGGCCGCATTTAGGAGACAGGCTGGGGAATGTAGAGATGCCATGTGCACGTGTACCCACACCAGGGGGGCAAACACTCCCTGGCTCCCCCAAGCTAGGGGCCAGGGCATCCCCACCCCAGAGATGGTGGCAACTCCACACTGAGGTCCAGCGCATCCCTGTACTGGGGTCTAGGCACCCACCTTGGGGACCAGGGCATCCTTGTGTCAAGGACTGGGTAACCTCAGCACTGGGCACCAGCATGTCGCCCCACTGTGTATTGGGGTGTCCCCACACCAGAGATCAGCCACTCCCCAAACTGGGGACTGGGGCATCCCTACATCAGCAGCCAGGGCATCCTTGCACTGGGACTGGAGTGTCTCCACACCAAGAActggactggagcatctccacTGTAGGTACCGGAGTGTCCCCCACTGAAGAGTGGGGCATCCCCACCCAGGGCACTGAGACATCCCCCTGTGGGTTTCCCAGCCCCACCTCAGCACTGTGCAGCTGTTCCAGGCTCCAGACTGGCCATACTGGTGCGCTTGGATGCTGGGGGCACAGAAGTGGCACGCACCACCCtccacagccagcactgcctaGGAGCCTCCAGCTGGAAATCCAGATGGGGAAGCCAAATCATCGGGCACTAAGTTTGGCAACTGCCATCTGAATCACCACTTGCAAAATGCTGAGCCAGGCAGTGGGCAGGGAGAACCAGCCGGGGACTGGGTGGGTggaggcagctgccagtgccGGGCACGGGGCCGGTGGGACAGGGCCATGGGCATCCCAGCCTGGCCGCAGCCCCGTGGCAAGCGTGGGTGGCCGGGGACTCCGGGTGGCCCCCGGGCGTCAGGGAGGAGCTGGTGGCTGTTTTTCCTGCCGCGTGTTTTGTGGCGCTCCATTGTTTGGCTACACGAGTGGCAGGagccttgctgctgccctgctgccgcctttcaggttatttttttctttttcttctttttttttttttttcatcgtAGGGATCTGCTTATAGAAAGCGGCTTCCAGTAATTCTTCTATAAGTGGAGCCGcgtccctgcccagctccccccgcGCACCACAGGGCTCCATGCCGCAGCTGTGACATCAATGtgtcccctgccaccaccaGTGACAACCCCAGGCCTCGACGCTTATCCATGCACTGGGTGCCAGCGCCACGtcaggctggggagaggggccCTTGTGAAACCCACCCTCCCACAGTGGCTCCTGGCCCAGGTCCCACCTCCTCCTGGAAAGCAGaactgggagagctgggaggaggtggCGGGGGGAGC
The Falco naumanni isolate bFalNau1 chromosome 9, bFalNau1.pat, whole genome shotgun sequence DNA segment above includes these coding regions:
- the ENG gene encoding endoglin; this encodes MGPRAAPLLPLLLALLGRPEPGRAEGCDLQPVTLEPPITLFYATSTVPWGCVSSSSLRTSQEVHVLSAEWSKAPAFPLKVSVMPQAGGCNRSAVLVLLCAHCSATVTSLCPDLRIHTDAHLSPGTTTALGAELPMVTSEEQLLAWAQDTYGGITTYSKLQDPRWVQLRLGEDARSPPHCIPQEHFNAMLYLETEVFFHKMKGCSRGDTQSTRAAHIIHLQSESSSPITEVNLTLSCPERAVNNQILILQSRTNLTWSLSVNNCSIQFIVSGNYKITSMSPMLHRGEHLPDTEQGLVTKAFEKNYSVIASFSTIPPSARISLEIQEHEPVKRVPETPAAPAPTASLPYLLLVMLRPWKCTDETMEIIIARSHLEPIKDVVNITLRDINCQAEKNATHFMLKTPLSHCGTLVEDRGLANNELILNLAKGTVLQSVRVAFECMIPRELFLRLFPTAAFEAPQTELEVNKEVFVQASMRWEDHPADLQLKECWLVAPGQEPMLLVQSGEARGTGVALLEGPPSSHGRKVWRFRFTYAVPEGGRVPFSATLKCKAGLQNNTIFEKVLEVTVKDGWRPPNNRGLGLATVLGITFGAFLIGALLTAGLWYIYSHTRPTSKLQPVSSTVPASESSSTNHSIGSTQSTPCSTSSMA